CCAAAATCACGCTTTTCGCGTGAACCTCTTTCCTCACTCCTTCTACCAGGTCCGGAAACATGTGCGTCATGTCTTCAAGGTTCCTCGAAAAAAGCTCCACCTTGTCTCCGTCTTTATGGACCGCGATTCTAAATCCGTCGAATTTAGGCTCCGCGACAAATTTATCTCCAAGCCGTTTTACTGCCTCGTCAGCACTCGGTAATCGTTCCGCGAGCGCCGGCCTTACCGGCTTCCCAACTATCAAATGCACCTTCTTCAACCCTTCTTCTCCATGCTTAAAATAAGTTTCCGCAACATACCCCAAATCGCTGGTTTTGTTGTAAGCATCTTCCAAAATCGGCCGCAGCGATTTATCTCCCTTTTTGGCCAGAGAAAGCGCGTCCATAACCGTTGGATCACCAATTCCCAGCCTTAAAGTGCCCAATGGAATATTAACGACGTGTTTAACAGAAATCGGGTCTAAAGATTTCAAAATATCCGAAAATCCCGAAACTTTCTGGTCAACCGTTCCTTTACCAGAATGATTAGCGATCTTTAAAAGATCATTAAACACTTGAGTTACCGAAGGGTCACCTTTGTGTTTATGCTTCTGGGCAAGTTCCTGAGCAGCCAAACCCATATTCCCTTTTTTTCTGTAAAGCGCAACGACATCATCCTTTGACTCTCCGTAAGCCCTCCCAATAGCTTGAGCCACCAGCATTTCCGCCATTCCGATTTCTATTGGCTCAAAATATGGCGCCACCCTACCTTGAATCAGGTACATAATCTTCCCGATTTCGGCAGCCGAAGACTCTTTAAACAAGTTAGATAGAATATCGATCATCTCCAAGCGTTTGCTTGTTCCCTCTAGTTTTTCAAAACACTGCGCTAAGTTGGAAAACGTCATTTTAGAATATACACAGCTCCCTTTGTGGAACCTTTCTTCTTGATCAAGCCTTTTTTCTGCAAATCTTTAAGGTCGCGGAGTATTGTATCGTCGCTGTAATCTCGCAGCAAGCTTCTCCATTGTTTATTGCTGACGGACCCGTACTGCTCAATATACTCCACAAGCTTTAATTGCCTCTCGGAAAGCGCGATTTGTCCTGTCCTTCCTTTCATCCTAAGATCGAGCGACAGCTTTTGAACCTTTTCTTTAACTCTGCTTAGTTCTTCTGCCAATCCTTCACAAAAATACTCCAGCCACGGCGTCAACTCACGCTCACTCAAACTATCCACTTTCTGATTAGAAACAGACTGCAAAGTTTTGTAATACCTTGGCGCGTTTTTGTCGAAAAACTCCTCTAGCGAAAAGAACTTCTTGATGTCGTAGCCTTCGGCAAACAAAACCATCGTCGCAAACGCCCTCGCCGTTCTCCCGTTCCCATCGACAAAAGGATGGATAAACGCCAAGACATAATGAACAATTCCGGCTTTAATTACCGGATGAGTTTCTTGCCCGTCTGTAGAATTTAGCCAATCGAGAAATTCACCAACCAGATCTTTTACGTCACCCGCCTTGGGCGGAGAAAAACTAACTTCTCCGGTTTTAGAATTTTTAACTACAACTTGCGTACTTCTAAACTTCCCAGAAGCATCCGCTCTCAAAACCTTCTCTACTGTTAGTTTATGAATTGCCAAAAGGTCTTTTTCCGAAAATTTAGCCTTTTTATTCTTTGATTTGTCGATAAACTTAAGTACATTTCGATAATTCAAAACCTCTTGAATATCTCGGTCTCTCGCGTCAATTCCGATGTCCTTCCCTCCGGGCCCAAGGCCCTCTGGGCCGGCGGCCAAAACCGCCGCGACTTCACCCGTATCTAGCTCATTTCCTTCAATATGTGTTCCGTGGTGAACCGTGCGGATTATCGCCTCTTGCCTAAATTTAGCCTCATACGCAGGCACCAAAGGCGCGTTTTCAATAATTTCTTTGGAAGCTTCTATCTTGCCAATGTACTTGAGGATGGCGGAATTTATCGTGAATTTTGGGGAATACATATTAATCGTCATTGCGAGGAGAGAAACGACGAAGCAATCTCCTCCTCTGTCATCCTGAGTGCAAGGAAGGATCTAGATCCTTCACGGAGTTTATCTCGAGACTCTTCGCTACGCTCAGAGTGACAATCGAGAGGTTCAGAATGACACTAATGCGTTAATTATCGCATAATAACCGCAAAAATACAACTACAATTCTATAATCTTAGAAGTTTTGGCTAACTTTCTTGGAATAGAATTAGGCTCTGCTGCTGTGATAATCGTTTGTTGCTTATTAATAACACCCAAAACCGCTTCTCTGTGCTCCCAATCAAGTTCGCTAAAAATATCGTCTAGCGCCAAAATTGGCCTGTCCCCTCGTTTTGCGTTAAACAGCTCAAGCTCAGACAATTTTAAAGCAAGAACGGACATTCTCTGCTCTCCCCGGGACCCAAAATATTCCAGATTTTTGCCTCGAAACAAAAACTTAAAGTCGTCCCTGTGTGGCCCCGAAAGTGTCACACCGGCCGCAATATCGCGCTCCCTATTTCGCTCCAGCTTTTCGTCCGAAAGCACGCTTTCTTCAAGTTCCCATTTGTAAGCGCCTTTTTCTCCGTTAACGAAGTTTATAAATTCAAAAAATTCCTTCCGCTTTCTAGAAACTTCGCCCCCGTGTTCTAGTAATCGCTCGTCCCAAAAATCCAATTCAGTTTTCTTCGCTTTTCCTTCCTGAATCCTTTGCAAAACCCTATTCCTTCTAGTTACAACTTTTCCGTAGGCAGATATTGCTCTCCAGTAATCACGATCTAAAACCGAAAGCAAAATATCCAAATGGTGTCTGCGCTCCGAAGGAGATCCGCTAATTAAATCCAAATCACTAGGCTCAAAAACAATAACAGAAAAATGTTCGGTAAAATCAATCAGCCTCTTTTTAATTTCGTCTATAAAGTAAGCTTTCCTGACGAGTCTTTCGTCTACAACTTGCAGATTTATAGTCAATTTAACTTCTTCCTCTGAATTCTGCTTGGTATAACCTTCAATCTTTGCTTCAGATTGCCCAAACTTAACCAAATCCAAATCCGTATCGACTTTCTTGGCACGAGTCGCAGCCAAAAGCCCAACCGCTTCCAGCATATTGCTCTTACCGCTGCCGTTTTGCCCCACAACAACGGTCAACTTCGGATCAAAAACAAATTTTTTGGAAGAAAAATTACGAAAATTAGTTACGTGAAGATTTAAAATCTGCATCAGCTATTTTGCGAAAGCAAGTACAGCCCAAAGGCAGCCACGGTTGGAGAATCCTTAACTTCGCCATCTTTGATCATTTTTCGAAGCTTATCAAAGCTAAATGAGCCCACCTTCATATCAATTTCGGTAAGATCACGATTGAATTCACTTTGTTTGCAATCTTCTGCAATGTAGACAGAAAACTTCTGAGTACAAAATCCAGGCGCAAGATAAAGTTGACCTAGATATTTCAGTTCTTTTGCAATCAACCCGGTTTCTTCTTCCAGTTCCCTCAGAGCACTATGCGCAATGGACTTATCGCCTTCGAAATGACCCTGAGGAAACGCCCAAGAACGCGCGTCGACCGAAAGTCTATATTCATTAACCAAGTAAAACTTGTCTTCAACTTTAGGAATTATCAGCCCATAATCCTCTTTTTCGACAATACCGAAGTCGGTTTCTCTTCCAACTGGGTCGATAACTTGATCCAGCCTAACCTTCATCCAGTTATTTTCAAAAACCACTTTGCTAGATAGTTTTTTCCAAGGCTTTGTCATTTTAAACCTGACATTTCGGGCAAAAGTGAGCACTGCGCCCATCCATAAATTTTCTAACGATCAGTGTTTTACACCTTGCGCATGGCCTCCCTGTCATATGATAAGCCTTCACAAAGCTTAAAAATAAACCTTTTTCCCCTCCGCTATCTATAAATGAATTCGCGCTCGACCCGCCTTTTTCTATCGCCAGCTTAAGGCTGTCCTGAACTCCTTTATGTATTGCCTTAATTTCCGCATCACTCAGACTTCCAATTATTCTTGCGGGGTGAACTTTTGCCCTCCATAATCCTTCATCCGAATAAATATTTCCTATTCCGGAAACAAAACTTTGATCCATCAACAACTTTTTGATTCGAGCTTTAGGCTTTTTCTTCAGTCTCTCTTCAAATTCTTTATGAGAAATGGCCAGGGCATCCGGACCCAGCCTGCCCCCGATTGCGGAAGCTATTTTCTCCTCATCGCTTTCTACAAACCTCACCCAGCCAAATTTTCTTAGATCGTTAAAGAACAAGTAGCCCCTGTTTGTAAACTTAAAAGTTGCCCTCGTTGTCGTGTTTGGAGCTGGACGATTCAAGGGCGGAATTGGGTGCCCGCCGGCAATTCTCGTCTTCTCATCCTGATAAACAAGTTGGCCAGTGAGTTTAAGATGAATTAAAATTGTGAACCTGTTCGTGTTAATTAAAACTACCTTCCCACGTCTTTCTACCCCAGTAACCTTCGCGCCCTTCAAATTATCATCTCGATAATTTCCCCATTGGAACCCCTTTGGCCAATCAAACACGACCGACTTAAAAGTCAGCCCTTTGAGTTTTTTATTTAATCCGTTCACTATTACAGTTACTTCAGGCAACTCAGGCATTTCCTCGCAAGACCTCCTCTATTTTTGGATATAACTTTCTGTAATATTCTTGTGCCATTTCTGCACCGGCTATAACAAATTCCGGATTATTGTACGATTTAACCAAAATACCGGTTGGAAACTCGGCAGCTAGAACAAAATGCTCAACCTGAGTATCTACGATAGAAAATCCAGTTTCATCCTGTCTCAAAAGACCTCCTAAATGCTGTTCCGTCCTCATTTCTCCGGAAGGATCGTCTCGGGTATATTCCTCCAGATATAAAGCTCTATGCGCAACTTGAACTGATTCCAATACAACGGAAAATCCAGCACTAAAATCATGCATAAGAGCTCCGACCCATAATTTGTTACTGTCTATGCTCCCCAACATCCTTCTCTCAGCTAAATGCATCATATATGTGTAAGTCCCTAAATAAGTAGAGGTCACTGCAGCAGTAGTCCGAGGAAATCTTTCTACATTTTTTACAGATTTCACAGCTTCTTCAACATGCTCCCTGAATTTGTCTTCATCATCGAGTGTCTCGTCAATTGACCGTCTTATTGGTCCACTTAATTCTCCAATCGGACCAAGAGGGGAATCATCTAAAATCTCCACCTTCCCAATAGCTCGCCTCATAAGTTCGAAGCCAATTTGCTCTCTTAATAGCTCGTCGATATCAATTTGATCTCTAGGAAGTTCTGGCATATCTAGATCTCATTACTAATGAATCAAGTTGTGCTAAATCGTTTACACCATCAAGCGTCTTCAAAAGCTCAACACAATCACGGACAGCAACTTTAAAAGTGAAACTACTAACAGAATCGGGCTCTTGAGGAGATACTTGTCTTCTTGATTTGCAAGAAATCTCTACAATTTTAGCAATGATAGATGGTGGCATTTCCGCAGAATAACGGACTGTATCTATTGTCCCCCGCAGACTCTCGTAAAGATCTGTGAGCTTCTTTATGTTGAAACCTCTCGCGATCTCCATAGCTCGCTCCTCTTCTAACCATGTTGGCATCATAGTTGCTTCCTCCACACCTTCTACCTTATCCACATCCCTGTCATACGCACTTCTTCTATTTCTCCCTCGAAAAAAATCCGAGGGAGTCATTTCTATCGACAAAACTCTGTCAGAATTCGCCGGTACCCGTAATCTTCGAGAGACTTGATGATTTTCCCCAAGTGCTTCTCTTGTCTCTTCGATAACACGTTCCCACGAGATAACTAAGGGTTGGGTCTGTCTGAAATTTTCTTTGACGACAAAACATATAGCCGCAAGAGCTAGGGCCCCATCTTTATCAAATCTCTTTCCCGACACCATCTCGATAACCCCTTCTTCTATTGATTCTCTCTGGATTCTCACTGCTGCTGTTTTAGAAATCTCCAATTTGCCTTTTAAGATATAGGCCAACTCGAGTCTTGTACGAGAAGCGTCGGTATCCACTTTCGGCTCCAATTCACGTAATATTTCAGCGAGGCTACTTACTCGTTCGTGTTGTATTGATTCTGTTTGTCTAGTTGCTTCTACCATTTTTTTACCCTTTCTTATTCGAAGAAATTAACTTTTCTCTTAAATGATTCTATCTGGTGGGCGTGTCCAACAAAAATATTGTCTGGCAATTCGCCGAGGCCGAACCACTCCCACTCATAACATCTATCCGGCTCTCTCAGCTCTGGCTCGCCATCAACGTCATTCGCTAGAAATCCTATTTGGATGTAATGTTGATCATCTCTCGCATCATTAACCATGTTCAAAAATGTAAAACTTTGAGCAGATAAACCAGTCTCCTCGTCTAATTCTCTAGCCGCAGCTCCAACCATTTTTTCTCCTTTTTCAAGATGTCCACCCGGCAACCCCCAATCCCCATCTCCATACGCATTTTTTCTTTTCCCAAGTAACAACTTACCGTCACGAATAACAAATATGTTTATGCCTAATGGGAATTTTTCCCGCTCACTTTCCATTCTTCACTTTACTTTCTACAAATTCTAGAATTTCTTCTTTAAACCTTTCTTTGCCAAACTTCTTTGCGTGGCGTTTGATTGCGACTGAATCAAAAGTGCCTTTTTTCTCAAGCTTCATAAAGCTATTCAAAGCGCCAGTTAGAGATTCTACACTATTTTGTTCAAAAAAGACGCCTGTCTTACCATCAATAACAGTTTCCAGATAACCTCCGCCTCGGTAAGCGATAACCGGAGTACCACAAAGCATCGCCTCAACCGGCGTGATTCCAAAATCTTCGTCTGTCGCAAGCGCCAAAAACGCCCGTGCTCCCGCATACAATTTCGCCAGTTCACGATCGCTTACGTATCCAAGGAAGTCGACGTTTTTCCCGGCAATTTTCTTCATATTGCTTTCTTCCGACGCGTAGCCGGCCGGCTTACCAATAACTTTAAGCGGCACATTCAGTTTGTTTGCTGCTTCCACCGCAAGTTTTAACCCTTTCCCACCAACAATTCGCGAAACCACCAAGAAATAACCTCCGTCTACCGTCGACCGTTTACTGTCTACTGATTTTGCCTTTGGCAAATCAACAGGCGGATAAATAACATCCGCGTCTCTTCTGTAAAACTTTTTTATTCTCCTTGCGACGTTTTGCGAATTGGCGATAAAGTAATCAACCCTTTGCGCCGCTTCAAAATCGTAAATACGCATGTAGTGATTAATAAAAAGCGCGTACATCCTCACCAAAAAATATTTTTGCCACTCGACAGAAGTCGGATACCCATAAAGATATCTCGGCGGCGTATGACAATAACAAATCTCAATCGTCCCAGGTCCCTTTTTTACTCCTTTGGTCACATACCAACTACTCGAAGTAATAACGACATCAAAGTTAGAAAAATCAAAGCTATTCCAGATTTTTGGTGCTAAAAATCTTAAGGGGCTGTGCAATTTTGTATTGAAAAAGGGCACTTTTTGTGCCCAGGAAGTAATAATCTTACGACCCTTAAATCGCGCGTACGCTGGCGAATCCTTTCTGTAAAAAGCTGTGTAAATCGGCGCGTTTGGCCAGATTTCCGAAAGCGCCAAAAGAACTCGCTCGGCTCCACCAAATTCCCCTAAATAATCATGAACCAGTGCAACCTTCATAGACTATCCATCACTTCATCTGTTAATTCGTCAAGATTTTTTAAAATCACGTCCGCTTTTTCGTGACGCGCTTTTGTAAAACGAACGTCCGGCACAAAAACAACTTTCATCCCGGCTGCTTTTGCTCCCTCAACACCATGGAGTGCATCCTCTACAACCACACAGTTCTCAGGCGCAACGCCAAGTTTCTCTGCCGCCATTAAAAATACCTCGGGATTTGGCTTACCATTCGTTACGTCTTCCTCGCTTACAATAACCTCAAAAAAATCGTCGACTCCGAATTTAACCAGAGCTCCTTTTATTTTATCTCGCCTTGCACTGCTAGCAATTCCACACCTTATCCCCTTAGATTTAAGCCTCTCCAATAATCCCCGTACCCCGTCCATCAAGGCCATATTTTCTTCCCAAA
This sequence is a window from Candidatus Curtissbacteria bacterium. Protein-coding genes within it:
- the mutM gene encoding bifunctional DNA-formamidopyrimidine glycosylase/DNA-(apurinic or apyrimidinic site) lyase; amino-acid sequence: MPELPEVTVIVNGLNKKLKGLTFKSVVFDWPKGFQWGNYRDDNLKGAKVTGVERRGKVVLINTNRFTILIHLKLTGQLVYQDEKTRIAGGHPIPPLNRPAPNTTTRATFKFTNRGYLFFNDLRKFGWVRFVESDEEKIASAIGGRLGPDALAISHKEFEERLKKKPKARIKKLLMDQSFVSGIGNIYSDEGLWRAKVHPARIIGSLSDAEIKAIHKGVQDSLKLAIEKGGSSANSFIDSGGEKGLFLSFVKAYHMTGRPCARCKTLIVRKFMDGRSAHFCPKCQV
- a CDS encoding NUDIX hydrolase encodes the protein MTKPWKKLSSKVVFENNWMKVRLDQVIDPVGRETDFGIVEKEDYGLIIPKVEDKFYLVNEYRLSVDARSWAFPQGHFEGDKSIAHSALRELEEETGLIAKELKYLGQLYLAPGFCTQKFSVYIAEDCKQSEFNRDLTEIDMKVGSFSFDKLRKMIKDGEVKDSPTVAAFGLYLLSQNS
- the recF gene encoding DNA replication and repair protein RecF (All proteins in this family for which functions are known are DNA-binding proteins that assist the filamentation of RecA onto DNA for the initiation of recombination or recombinational repair.), with product MQILNLHVTNFRNFSSKKFVFDPKLTVVVGQNGSGKSNMLEAVGLLAATRAKKVDTDLDLVKFGQSEAKIEGYTKQNSEEEVKLTINLQVVDERLVRKAYFIDEIKKRLIDFTEHFSVIVFEPSDLDLISGSPSERRHHLDILLSVLDRDYWRAISAYGKVVTRRNRVLQRIQEGKAKKTELDFWDERLLEHGGEVSRKRKEFFEFINFVNGEKGAYKWELEESVLSDEKLERNRERDIAAGVTLSGPHRDDFKFLFRGKNLEYFGSRGEQRMSVLALKLSELELFNAKRGDRPILALDDIFSELDWEHREAVLGVINKQQTIITAAEPNSIPRKLAKTSKIIEL
- a CDS encoding HAD family phosphatase, encoding MAIRAAIFDFDGVLVNSPEFIAKAYEEFLRVRGKDPNIDHSKFMGRTGIANMRILKEKYGLEGEAENLLAERRAISDSLWEENMALMDGVRGLLERLKSKGIRCGIASSARRDKIKGALVKFGVDDFFEVIVSEEDVTNGKPNPEVFLMAAEKLGVAPENCVVVEDALHGVEGAKAAGMKVVFVPDVRFTKARHEKADVILKNLDELTDEVMDSL
- a CDS encoding ATP-dependent DNA ligase → MTFSNLAQCFEKLEGTSKRLEMIDILSNLFKESSAAEIGKIMYLIQGRVAPYFEPIEIGMAEMLVAQAIGRAYGESKDDVVALYRKKGNMGLAAQELAQKHKHKGDPSVTQVFNDLLKIANHSGKGTVDQKVSGFSDILKSLDPISVKHVVNIPLGTLRLGIGDPTVMDALSLAKKGDKSLRPILEDAYNKTSDLGYVAETYFKHGEEGLKKVHLIVGKPVRPALAERLPSADEAVKRLGDKFVAEPKFDGFRIAVHKDGDKVELFSRNLEDMTHMFPDLVEGVRKEVHAKSVILEGEAIAYNPVTQEFLPFQETTKRRRKYEVEQMAKDMPLVLFAFDILYLNGRDITELPQTERRKKLEDVTMEHNLVVRLAEQRVLHSAKQITEFFNEAVSEGLEGLMLKKLDSPYKAGGRGFHWVKFKRASAGALTDTVDCVLLGVYSGRGKRTEFGVGGLLVGVYNEKEDKFETISRIGTGLTDDEFRKVNKIANKLKLSHKPARVTAKIEPSYWVEPKVVMEIYADEITKGPIHTAGEKDGFGYALRFPRLVKFRGDDKRAEDATTVTEIKKLYANQYAGLKKKK
- a CDS encoding glycosyltransferase, with the translated sequence MKVALVHDYLGEFGGAERVLLALSEIWPNAPIYTAFYRKDSPAYARFKGRKIITSWAQKVPFFNTKLHSPLRFLAPKIWNSFDFSNFDVVITSSSWYVTKGVKKGPGTIEICYCHTPPRYLYGYPTSVEWQKYFLVRMYALFINHYMRIYDFEAAQRVDYFIANSQNVARRIKKFYRRDADVIYPPVDLPKAKSVDSKRSTVDGGYFLVVSRIVGGKGLKLAVEAANKLNVPLKVIGKPAGYASEESNMKKIAGKNVDFLGYVSDRELAKLYAGARAFLALATDEDFGITPVEAMLCGTPVIAYRGGGYLETVIDGKTGVFFEQNSVESLTGALNSFMKLEKKGTFDSVAIKRHAKKFGKERFKEEILEFVESKVKNGK
- a CDS encoding NUDIX domain-containing protein; translation: MESEREKFPLGINIFVIRDGKLLLGKRKNAYGDGDWGLPGGHLEKGEKMVGAAARELDEETGLSAQSFTFLNMVNDARDDQHYIQIGFLANDVDGEPELREPDRCYEWEWFGLGELPDNIFVGHAHQIESFKRKVNFFE
- a CDS encoding Fic family protein, whose product is MTINMYSPKFTINSAILKYIGKIEASKEIIENAPLVPAYEAKFRQEAIIRTVHHGTHIEGNELDTGEVAAVLAAGPEGLGPGGKDIGIDARDRDIQEVLNYRNVLKFIDKSKNKKAKFSEKDLLAIHKLTVEKVLRADASGKFRSTQVVVKNSKTGEVSFSPPKAGDVKDLVGEFLDWLNSTDGQETHPVIKAGIVHYVLAFIHPFVDGNGRTARAFATMVLFAEGYDIKKFFSLEEFFDKNAPRYYKTLQSVSNQKVDSLSERELTPWLEYFCEGLAEELSRVKEKVQKLSLDLRMKGRTGQIALSERQLKLVEYIEQYGSVSNKQWRSLLRDYSDDTILRDLKDLQKKGLIKKKGSTKGAVYILK